In Mesorhizobium sp., one DNA window encodes the following:
- a CDS encoding acetoacetate decarboxylase family protein, whose translation MNLVSDGRLRYRMPVSFGPMPGPRQRVGGGRYDNHLAHIDVYASGFLTSASAAQSLLPPGLVLDGEPVVTVEFSYMREIQWLAGRGYNTLGVKIPARYEGSSRRLRGSFLAVLWENKADPIITGRDELGYAKVFCDIHPPQVIDGQVLCTASWEGHRFLELELNGLSPTAPEPAPPTDGTLHYRYVPRVGCPGETDFEGVILTPTVAPAEVMGYSTGSGDVRFLPSTWEQLPTLVHIVEALGALPILERRGATFRSMRRDIENAGQCIVD comes from the coding sequence ATGAACCTAGTCTCGGATGGGCGGCTACGGTATCGGATGCCGGTATCGTTCGGTCCAATGCCCGGCCCTCGCCAGCGCGTAGGCGGAGGGCGATACGACAACCATCTCGCACATATTGACGTCTATGCCAGCGGTTTCCTGACCAGCGCTAGTGCGGCGCAGTCGCTGCTTCCTCCGGGCTTGGTGTTAGACGGCGAACCGGTCGTAACCGTCGAATTCAGCTATATGCGCGAGATCCAGTGGCTTGCAGGACGAGGCTACAATACGCTCGGGGTAAAAATACCCGCACGCTATGAGGGCAGTTCCAGGCGATTGCGCGGGTCCTTCCTCGCAGTGCTATGGGAAAACAAAGCTGATCCGATCATCACAGGTCGCGATGAGCTCGGTTATGCGAAGGTGTTCTGCGACATTCACCCTCCGCAGGTCATTGATGGCCAGGTCCTGTGCACGGCGAGTTGGGAAGGTCACCGGTTCCTCGAGCTGGAGCTGAACGGCCTCAGCCCTACGGCGCCCGAGCCTGCACCGCCGACCGACGGCACCCTGCACTACCGCTATGTGCCGCGTGTCGGATGTCCCGGCGAGACTGATTTCGAGGGCGTGATCCTAACGCCTACCGTAGCTCCAGCCGAGGTCATGGGATATTCTACAGGGTCCGGGGACGTCCGGTTCTTGCCGTCGACATGGGAGCAACTGCCGACCCTTGTTCACATAGTTGAAGCTCTGGGCGCACTTCCAATCCTTGAGCGTCGTGGCGCAACTTTCAGATCGATGCGTCGCGATATCGAAAACGCCGGTCAGTGCATAGTCGATTGA
- a CDS encoding amidohydrolase family protein: protein MNDSMPSNCLIRNVFVADPDSEHALFPRPSNIFVRNGRIAAIGPDVWASDVEIIDGRGAIACAGMVDSHRHIWQTAIRGVAADWSLADYVREIRVGYAAPYSPDHVYLSNYVGALEALDTGVTAVCDFSHIMNSPAHTEAAIQGLTDAGIRGVFCYGFYDVPTRSRAFANHSDRVRHADEVARIFRSTAGPLLDFGLALTEFALVDGEQTDDEIAIARRHDALITLHVGGYSYPRGIGYLKERGKLGPDMLHVHANWSTIEELELLVQAGGSLSVTPETEMQMGMGLPMTNKLLEVGGMPSFGVDIVSNNSGDMLTQLRLGLQMARAIDNQKTIETGKAPDKITMTVRDALRFGTEGGARAIRKQGEIGRLTKGLLADIVLFSAQGLHMAPMTDPVGMLLLQSRPGDVELVMVEGRIVKRDGRLVNVDYAGLTAKLSDAFREIAEHVEGARDKSTLSAKRWLNTLQRTTGGQGAA from the coding sequence GTGAACGACTCGATGCCTAGCAACTGCCTCATACGAAACGTTTTCGTGGCCGACCCTGATTCGGAGCATGCCCTCTTCCCTCGTCCATCCAACATTTTCGTACGCAATGGACGGATCGCTGCCATTGGCCCGGATGTGTGGGCGTCAGACGTGGAGATCATCGACGGGAGAGGCGCGATCGCCTGTGCGGGAATGGTCGATTCCCACCGGCATATCTGGCAAACTGCCATCCGCGGAGTGGCCGCAGACTGGTCGTTGGCGGACTACGTTCGCGAAATCCGAGTAGGGTATGCCGCCCCGTACTCCCCTGACCATGTCTATCTGAGCAACTACGTTGGAGCGCTCGAAGCGCTCGATACCGGCGTAACCGCCGTATGCGATTTCTCGCACATCATGAATAGTCCCGCACACACCGAAGCAGCGATTCAGGGTCTCACCGATGCTGGAATTCGCGGTGTGTTCTGCTACGGATTCTACGACGTTCCCACCCGCAGCAGAGCCTTTGCCAATCATTCCGATCGGGTCCGTCACGCCGACGAGGTCGCCCGCATCTTCCGCTCCACTGCCGGACCATTGCTTGATTTTGGACTGGCTCTTACCGAGTTCGCGCTTGTAGACGGAGAGCAGACAGATGATGAGATCGCCATTGCCCGCCGTCATGACGCGCTGATCACTCTGCATGTCGGAGGGTATAGCTACCCGCGCGGCATTGGATATCTGAAGGAGCGTGGCAAGCTTGGTCCCGACATGCTTCATGTTCATGCGAATTGGAGCACAATAGAGGAGCTGGAACTGCTGGTGCAGGCTGGGGGAAGTCTCTCGGTGACGCCGGAGACGGAGATGCAGATGGGTATGGGCTTGCCCATGACCAACAAGCTTCTCGAAGTAGGCGGGATGCCGAGTTTTGGCGTCGACATCGTGTCCAACAACAGCGGCGACATGCTGACCCAGTTGCGGCTGGGCCTCCAGATGGCTCGTGCGATCGATAATCAGAAAACCATCGAAACTGGCAAGGCACCCGACAAGATTACGATGACAGTCCGCGACGCTCTGCGTTTTGGGACAGAAGGCGGAGCCCGCGCCATTCGAAAGCAAGGTGAGATCGGACGGCTCACCAAGGGCCTCCTGGCGGATATCGTGTTGTTTTCGGCTCAGGGGCTGCACATGGCACCTATGACCGACCCCGTTGGAATGCTCCTTTTGCAGTCCCGACCAGGTGACGTGGAACTGGTGATGGTCGAGGGACGTATCGTAAAGCGAGACGGGCGGCTCGTGAACGTGGACTATGCGGGGCTTACGGCCAAATTGAGTGACGCCTTCCGAGAGATCGCCGAACACGTCGAAGGTGCGCGTGATAAGTCGACGCTGTCGGCCAAGCGTTGGCTGAACACTCTTCAGAGGACCACTGGAGGTCAAGGTGCTGCTTGA
- a CDS encoding TetR/AcrR family transcriptional regulator, producing MLLEKARQDETKEKIRATARKLMAEKGIENVTIRDIAATAGANVAAINYHFRNKELLTYEVLRDVARNSVKRRLAMLDETEAAAASEGRVVTVPEIVRCFIEGYLPEDSSTDGDLLAKLILKNRLTPTEWTSAILSEEIEKMAHRFVEALRKATPHITEKDLGWRYHFMVGTVVIALNDRSNPGRMLRLTRGECDTDDRAELRRQLEAQLVRTFA from the coding sequence GTGCTGCTTGAGAAGGCCCGACAGGACGAAACGAAAGAAAAGATCCGAGCGACCGCCCGAAAGCTTATGGCTGAGAAGGGGATCGAGAATGTGACAATCCGGGACATCGCGGCGACCGCCGGCGCGAACGTTGCCGCGATCAACTATCATTTCCGCAACAAGGAGTTGCTGACCTATGAGGTCCTGCGCGATGTGGCGCGCAACAGCGTCAAGCGTCGGTTGGCGATGCTCGATGAAACGGAGGCCGCCGCAGCAAGCGAAGGGCGCGTCGTCACCGTTCCAGAGATCGTGCGATGCTTCATTGAAGGCTACTTGCCCGAGGACAGTTCGACCGACGGTGACCTTCTCGCGAAGCTGATCCTGAAGAACCGTCTCACTCCGACCGAGTGGACCTCCGCAATCCTCAGCGAAGAGATTGAGAAGATGGCCCACAGGTTCGTGGAGGCGTTGCGTAAAGCTACCCCTCATATCACGGAAAAGGATCTTGGCTGGCGCTATCACTTTATGGTCGGAACAGTCGTTATCGCCCTGAACGATCGCAGCAATCCCGGTCGTATGCTGCGCCTTACGCGCGGCGAATGCGACACCGATGACCGGGCCGAACTCCGGCGCCAGCTTGAGGCACAGCTTGTTCGGACCTTCGCTTAG
- the fahA gene encoding fumarylacetoacetase: MTGLLRSWIASANSETTDFPLNNLPYGVFSGGQETPRCGVAIGDLILDVTGLERAGLIGAPGAPDFQEPAWNTFMRRGPGAWRVFRARLTELLIEGSETQEVVAPFLVPMNSVKMHLPFEVTGFTDFFANLDHATNAGTIFRGPSDAVASNWYDIPVGYNGRAVTVYVSGTPIRRPLGQVLLPGSERPVLMPEPKLDYELELGAVVGTDHAGFQPVNLADADAMIFGYVLVNDWSARGIQAWEARPLGPFLAKSFATSISPWVVPAAALAPFRCPPPSRVHPLLPYLSESYPTHFDIEVEARMKTQESQSELVIATTNYRRMYFSLAQQLCHHMINGTAMRAGDLLGSGTISGPAPENRGCLLERTWNGTEALTFPDGTRRTFLEDGDEIALTGRALGGDYRIGFGECRGRILKAPIWPAG; encoded by the coding sequence ATGACCGGATTGCTAAGAAGTTGGATTGCGTCGGCAAATTCCGAGACCACTGATTTTCCGCTCAACAACTTGCCCTACGGGGTCTTCAGTGGCGGCCAGGAAACACCGCGCTGCGGCGTCGCGATCGGCGATCTCATTCTCGACGTGACTGGTCTTGAGCGGGCAGGGCTGATTGGAGCACCCGGTGCGCCGGACTTCCAAGAGCCGGCGTGGAATACATTCATGCGACGCGGACCGGGAGCTTGGAGGGTGTTTAGGGCGCGGCTAACCGAGTTGCTCATCGAAGGCAGCGAAACTCAGGAAGTGGTCGCGCCGTTTCTCGTCCCAATGAACAGCGTGAAAATGCACCTGCCATTCGAGGTAACCGGCTTCACCGATTTCTTCGCAAACCTCGATCACGCAACCAATGCTGGAACGATATTTCGCGGACCCTCGGATGCTGTGGCTTCCAACTGGTATGATATTCCGGTCGGCTACAATGGACGGGCAGTGACCGTCTATGTGTCAGGCACACCAATCCGCCGGCCCCTCGGCCAGGTTCTGCTGCCGGGTTCGGAACGCCCGGTCCTAATGCCTGAACCGAAGCTGGACTACGAGTTGGAACTCGGTGCGGTCGTCGGAACGGACCATGCCGGATTTCAGCCAGTCAATCTTGCAGACGCCGATGCGATGATATTCGGCTATGTCCTCGTGAACGACTGGTCGGCGCGCGGCATCCAGGCTTGGGAAGCCAGGCCACTAGGTCCGTTTCTCGCCAAGAGCTTTGCCACTTCGATAAGTCCGTGGGTCGTGCCTGCAGCAGCGCTTGCGCCGTTTCGCTGCCCTCCGCCTTCGCGCGTCCATCCGCTCCTGCCCTACCTGTCCGAAAGCTACCCCACCCATTTCGACATCGAGGTGGAAGCGCGAATGAAGACCCAGGAATCACAGAGCGAGTTGGTGATCGCGACAACGAACTACCGGCGAATGTACTTTTCGCTCGCACAACAGCTCTGTCACCACATGATCAACGGTACTGCCATGAGAGCGGGTGACCTGTTGGGCTCCGGCACGATAAGCGGACCAGCTCCGGAAAACCGAGGCTGTCTCCTCGAGCGCACTTGGAACGGCACCGAGGCACTCACCTTTCCTGACGGCACGCGACGGACTTTTCTCGAGGACGGTGACGAGATAGCGCTCACCGGTCGCGCGCTAGGTGGGGACTATCGAATCGGTTTCGGCGAATGTCGTGGGCGGATCTTGAAAGCCCCGATTTGGCCAGCCGGGTAG
- a CDS encoding TetR/AcrR family transcriptional regulator has product MADKNSRPSGHADIAESTEIAILDAAEHLFADHGFDATSVRAIGTKAGVNPALLHYYFSTKEDLLRRVVERRSSSINSIRRERLLMLFANSSPTLPTLEDVLEVIIRPTIELGRDENQGGSSYTRIIHTLSAAKDPRFYRLIADNFDPIARYSIECIQRVVPDLTKADAVDCYMSMIQISFMLMAPTGRAVALADGHKYEQDAERAIRFATLFAAAGIRALAVRRAAPA; this is encoded by the coding sequence GTGGCCGACAAAAATTCGCGCCCCTCCGGGCACGCCGACATAGCCGAATCCACCGAGATCGCGATACTGGACGCTGCGGAACACCTTTTCGCTGACCACGGCTTTGATGCCACCTCCGTTCGCGCTATCGGCACCAAAGCTGGCGTCAATCCCGCGCTGCTCCACTACTATTTCTCTACGAAGGAGGATCTGCTCCGCAGGGTAGTCGAGCGCCGCTCGAGCTCCATCAATTCGATCCGGCGCGAACGTCTTCTAATGCTGTTCGCAAATTCCTCGCCCACGTTGCCGACGCTGGAAGATGTTCTTGAAGTGATCATTCGACCGACGATCGAATTGGGACGCGACGAGAACCAGGGAGGCAGTAGCTATACACGCATCATCCATACACTGTCGGCAGCGAAGGATCCGCGCTTCTATAGACTCATCGCAGACAATTTTGACCCCATCGCGCGCTATTCGATTGAGTGCATCCAGCGCGTCGTCCCCGATCTGACTAAAGCTGATGCGGTCGACTGCTACATGTCGATGATCCAGATCTCCTTCATGTTGATGGCGCCGACCGGACGTGCCGTCGCATTGGCCGATGGTCATAAATACGAGCAAGATGCGGAGCGCGCGATCAGGTTCGCAACACTGTTCGCTGCCGCAGGTATCCGCGCTTTGGCGGTCAGACGAGCGGCGCCGGCCTGA
- a CDS encoding ABC transporter permease — MFLIALVVFVGFALALDRFLTPGNLSVLVFNMSLIGILGCGMAVIVIGRGIDLSLIAIMAVTSATLLQLLSNGVPMGVAIPITLLLALAMGALNGLIIAFFEVPALFATLATALVFFGASRVFFLDSAVLYLPGAYSSFIALASADIAGIPVPVIVFLCVALALHLLLNATSFGQLTYAQGDNIWAARNSGAPVRPMIVLQYMISALAAVIGGYIFTAASGAIDMQIIRSTLIFDVVLVVVLGGVSLAGGRGSIWSVVVGTLLIGILVNGMVILDLNSSIQGIAKGIVLICAILLDRFLHPVDEETAKQGDTF; from the coding sequence GTGTTCCTCATCGCCCTTGTGGTCTTTGTCGGTTTTGCACTCGCGCTCGACCGGTTCCTCACGCCGGGCAACCTCTCGGTGCTTGTCTTCAATATGTCGCTGATCGGCATCCTGGGATGCGGCATGGCCGTGATCGTGATCGGGCGCGGCATCGACCTTTCGCTCATCGCGATCATGGCGGTGACCAGCGCTACCCTGCTACAGCTCTTGTCCAATGGCGTGCCGATGGGGGTGGCCATCCCGATCACCCTGCTGCTGGCGCTGGCGATGGGCGCGCTTAACGGCCTGATCATCGCCTTTTTCGAAGTCCCGGCCCTGTTTGCGACACTGGCGACCGCGCTTGTCTTCTTCGGCGCCAGCCGCGTCTTCTTCCTTGACAGCGCAGTGCTTTACCTGCCTGGCGCTTACTCGTCCTTCATCGCACTCGCCTCGGCCGATATTGCGGGCATCCCCGTGCCCGTCATCGTGTTCCTGTGCGTCGCGCTCGCTCTCCATTTGTTGTTGAACGCGACCTCGTTCGGCCAGCTCACCTACGCGCAAGGCGACAACATTTGGGCGGCGCGCAATTCCGGCGCGCCGGTGCGGCCGATGATCGTGCTGCAATACATGATCTCGGCTCTGGCGGCCGTCATCGGCGGCTACATCTTCACGGCAGCCTCCGGCGCCATCGACATGCAGATCATCCGTTCGACGCTGATCTTCGACGTAGTGCTGGTCGTGGTCCTCGGCGGCGTCAGCCTTGCTGGCGGCCGCGGCTCGATCTGGAGCGTGGTCGTCGGCACGCTGTTGATCGGCATCCTGGTCAACGGCATGGTCATTCTCGACCTCAATTCCAGCATCCAGGGTATCGCCAAGGGCATCGTGCTCATCTGCGCCATTCTCCTCGACCGCTTCCTGCATCCCGTGGATGAGGAAACGGCGAAGCAAGGGGACACGTTCTGA
- a CDS encoding sugar ABC transporter substrate-binding protein — protein sequence MIRSFCSILVGGLVGLAIATGGAQAQAKLKSSEELFDSFVAATKGKRIAWVPQALGMPLTEGWTSVMKEEAAALGMELIVRDPNWSTSAMTQAVTALIAEKPDVLVVHNPNVQLLARQLKQAEEAGIHVVQLNMVSNYKTDAFVGGDWKSLARGMAEDIVKTCGEGSGKSGKVAVVQGELTSDVSILETEGAMEVFAKHPEIKVVSDQAAMWDPNKAREVTAAVLQQHPDLCAVLGHWGPMTMGAGQAVKAAGLSDKVTVYSTGENPQMICDAIKDGVLTKYWSVDNKKQGRDAMLTIKYLLMMAQPPGTYKLAAYSPFEVITRDNADSLCWR from the coding sequence ATGATCCGTTCATTCTGCAGCATTCTGGTCGGAGGCCTGGTGGGTCTCGCGATCGCTACCGGCGGGGCGCAGGCCCAGGCCAAGCTCAAATCGTCGGAAGAGCTCTTCGACAGTTTCGTCGCCGCCACCAAGGGCAAGCGCATCGCCTGGGTGCCGCAGGCGCTGGGCATGCCGCTGACGGAAGGCTGGACTTCCGTCATGAAGGAGGAGGCCGCGGCCCTTGGGATGGAGCTGATCGTGCGGGATCCGAACTGGAGCACGTCGGCGATGACCCAGGCCGTCACGGCGCTGATCGCCGAGAAGCCGGACGTGCTGGTGGTCCATAACCCTAACGTCCAGCTGCTGGCGCGGCAGCTCAAGCAGGCCGAGGAAGCGGGCATCCATGTCGTCCAACTGAACATGGTCTCGAATTACAAGACCGACGCCTTCGTCGGCGGCGACTGGAAGAGCCTTGCGCGCGGCATGGCCGAGGACATCGTCAAGACCTGCGGCGAGGGCTCGGGCAAGTCGGGCAAGGTCGCCGTGGTGCAAGGCGAATTAACCTCGGACGTCTCGATCCTTGAGACGGAAGGGGCGATGGAGGTGTTCGCCAAGCATCCCGAGATCAAGGTCGTGTCCGACCAAGCCGCGATGTGGGATCCCAACAAGGCGCGCGAGGTGACCGCGGCGGTGCTGCAGCAGCATCCCGATCTTTGCGCCGTGCTTGGCCACTGGGGCCCGATGACCATGGGCGCTGGCCAGGCTGTCAAGGCCGCCGGCCTCAGCGACAAGGTCACGGTCTATTCCACTGGTGAAAACCCGCAGATGATCTGCGACGCCATCAAGGATGGCGTGCTGACCAAATACTGGAGCGTCGACAACAAGAAGCAGGGACGCGACGCCATGCTGACTATCAAGTATCTTCTGATGATGGCGCAGCCACCGGGCACCTACAAGCTGGCGGCCTACAGCCCCTTCGAGGTGATCACGCGCGACAACGCCGACAGCCTCTGCTGGCGCTAG
- a CDS encoding SMP-30/gluconolactonase/LRE family protein: protein MAKGLSTFERIWAPRQQLSEAMVKRWFETAVPFALLMLVLLVSVVLVPNFVTLGSLSSTSREFAEFGFIALAMAIVLIGGGVDLSVGSVFALSNFAALYLMFVGGYSAGACLVLVPLFGAMLGAINGFLIGFLRARALLTTMATLIIFRSIYEVLIYRYATDISVGFVESDLWDFVGAGDVFGVPSNALMLAIVVLAAHVMLSRTSLGWHIAAVGAGRLAARHAGLRVSWLVCGTYVISGALSATAGLFYAARFLNAGRDAGVGIEIDALTAVVLGGISLMGGRGTAGRAMIGALAIFLINNGLVRSGVVSGMNSLVMGLLMLVAVAIDVKLLKNLPRIASRLYLDPARLDMTPPVSIEAGATSPFALNYKLRGAYPIGFKGEDFAGQEDYVLDDREMRLFNPEDVIIDEEGRVYTGTSNGLIMRFFGHNYGDREVYARTGGQVRGLAWGPDGGLYALVTGVGLVIVDRDRTVRRLADETNRTPFRLRDDSRLTALSNLTVGTDGKVYISESSYRYDSHNWTSDAIEGRPNGRILVYDPVTGQTRTLINRLIHPSGVCVSHDGKSLLFAETWLCRISRYWLQGPKRGRIEVVADNLPVFPANISRGTEGYWVAVAGSRTPSFDLFASEKSVRYRMVRTLPKDEWLVPNLNVGGAFRMSDGGDVSQMLWDPAGRGQNYSTVTSVRQHGPYLYLAGVYNNRIGRIVIDPDGDVWKSPNFSYPREAALVPEGAM, encoded by the coding sequence ATGGCCAAAGGCCTGTCGACGTTTGAGCGTATCTGGGCGCCCCGGCAGCAACTATCGGAAGCAATGGTCAAGCGGTGGTTCGAAACCGCCGTACCGTTCGCGCTGCTGATGCTTGTGCTGCTGGTGAGTGTCGTGCTGGTGCCGAATTTCGTCACTCTCGGAAGCCTGTCCTCAACCTCGCGAGAGTTCGCCGAGTTCGGGTTCATCGCGCTCGCCATGGCGATCGTGCTGATTGGCGGCGGTGTCGATCTGAGCGTCGGGTCGGTCTTCGCGCTGTCCAATTTCGCCGCGCTGTACCTGATGTTCGTCGGCGGGTATTCCGCCGGCGCCTGCCTCGTCCTCGTGCCGCTGTTCGGCGCGATGCTGGGTGCGATCAACGGTTTCCTGATCGGCTTCCTGCGGGCTCGGGCACTGCTGACGACGATGGCGACGCTGATCATCTTCCGCTCGATCTACGAGGTCCTGATCTATCGCTACGCCACCGACATCTCAGTCGGCTTCGTCGAATCGGACCTGTGGGATTTCGTCGGAGCCGGAGACGTGTTCGGGGTTCCCTCAAATGCCTTGATGCTGGCGATCGTCGTGCTCGCCGCCCATGTCATGCTCAGCCGCACGAGTCTCGGATGGCACATCGCCGCCGTGGGCGCCGGCCGCCTGGCCGCCCGCCATGCGGGACTTCGGGTCAGCTGGCTGGTCTGCGGAACCTATGTGATCTCCGGCGCGCTTTCCGCCACAGCGGGCCTGTTCTACGCGGCGCGGTTTCTCAACGCCGGACGCGATGCGGGCGTTGGCATCGAGATCGATGCGCTGACGGCGGTGGTGCTGGGCGGCATCAGCCTCATGGGAGGCCGAGGCACCGCTGGCAGGGCGATGATCGGAGCGCTCGCTATCTTCCTTATCAACAATGGCCTCGTTCGATCGGGCGTCGTGTCCGGCATGAATTCGCTGGTGATGGGTCTGCTGATGCTCGTCGCCGTGGCTATCGACGTGAAGCTGTTGAAGAACCTGCCGCGTATCGCATCGCGGCTTTACCTCGACCCGGCAAGGTTGGACATGACGCCCCCGGTATCGATCGAGGCTGGTGCGACGTCGCCTTTCGCGCTCAACTACAAGCTGCGCGGCGCCTATCCGATCGGCTTCAAGGGTGAAGATTTCGCCGGTCAAGAGGACTACGTCCTCGACGATCGCGAGATGCGCCTGTTCAATCCCGAAGACGTCATCATCGACGAAGAGGGCAGGGTCTACACCGGCACGTCCAACGGCCTGATCATGCGCTTCTTCGGCCACAATTACGGCGACCGCGAAGTCTATGCCCGTACCGGCGGACAGGTGCGCGGCCTGGCCTGGGGACCGGACGGCGGTCTCTATGCGCTCGTGACCGGCGTCGGCCTGGTGATCGTCGACCGCGACCGGACGGTCAGGCGCCTCGCGGACGAAACGAACCGTACGCCCTTTCGCCTGCGGGACGACAGTCGCCTGACGGCATTGTCGAACCTGACGGTTGGGACGGACGGCAAGGTCTACATTTCCGAAAGTTCGTACCGATACGACAGCCACAACTGGACCAGCGATGCGATCGAGGGCCGCCCCAACGGACGTATCCTCGTCTACGATCCTGTCACCGGTCAGACCAGAACGCTGATCAATCGGCTGATCCATCCGAGCGGCGTCTGCGTCTCGCATGACGGCAAGTCGCTGCTGTTCGCCGAAACGTGGCTCTGCCGAATCTCGCGCTACTGGCTGCAGGGCCCAAAGCGCGGGCGCATCGAGGTGGTCGCCGACAATCTCCCGGTTTTCCCGGCCAACATATCGCGCGGCACTGAAGGATACTGGGTTGCCGTCGCCGGCTCGCGGACGCCGAGCTTCGATCTCTTCGCGTCCGAGAAATCGGTCCGATACCGCATGGTCCGCACCTTGCCGAAGGATGAATGGCTGGTGCCGAATCTCAATGTCGGTGGCGCCTTCCGTATGTCTGACGGCGGCGACGTTTCGCAGATGCTGTGGGATCCCGCCGGCCGGGGCCAGAACTATTCGACCGTGACCTCCGTCCGGCAGCACGGACCTTACCTTTACCTCGCTGGCGTCTACAACAACCGCATCGGCCGCATCGTGATCGATCCCGACGGAGATGTGTGGAAGAGCCCCAACTTCTCCTATCCGCGCGAGGCCGCCCTGGTACCCGAAGGAGCGATGTGA
- a CDS encoding strictosidine synthase codes for MLGALRNYLSPERGSTPVFDGVLRPNQELDLCRLLARHLGGADDIAVVDGEPVVSCGSRLLRVSGHWFAPLVSTIAEFDGIAGAIAATDHGLAVAVDGNRIVFSGGLHNGRVLAAAAGSRFSCITALAAHGNRLVVAEGSKTNGTAGWRRDLMEQGASGRVVEIDLASGRESVLAEGLAWASGVAFAPDGSLVVSESWRHRVRSLSGGKGSFDDIPAYPGRIAASPGGGYWLSCFATRTQLVDFVVADRRLAGRMMKEIDEEFWIAPTLAATDHPHEPTQLGGVKYYGARKPWAPARSYGLVIKLGSDLVPTASLHSRVDGKRHGITGVACDGERAFFVSKGNGKLMQHDIPRALEAAR; via the coding sequence ATGCTGGGCGCGCTGCGGAACTATCTGTCGCCCGAGCGGGGGTCAACGCCGGTGTTCGACGGCGTCCTCAGGCCGAACCAGGAGCTGGATCTCTGCCGGCTACTGGCGCGTCATCTGGGGGGAGCCGACGACATCGCGGTCGTCGACGGCGAACCCGTCGTGTCCTGCGGATCGCGGCTGCTTCGCGTGAGCGGTCATTGGTTCGCCCCGCTGGTTTCGACCATTGCGGAGTTCGATGGCATCGCCGGCGCGATTGCCGCGACCGACCATGGGCTGGCGGTAGCGGTCGACGGCAACCGGATCGTTTTTTCCGGCGGGCTCCACAACGGACGCGTTCTTGCCGCCGCCGCCGGGAGCCGGTTCTCCTGCATCACGGCGCTGGCCGCGCACGGCAACCGTCTGGTCGTCGCCGAAGGGTCGAAAACCAATGGCACGGCCGGTTGGCGCCGCGATCTTATGGAACAGGGCGCGAGCGGCCGCGTGGTCGAGATCGACCTCGCATCCGGACGTGAATCGGTGTTGGCCGAGGGGCTGGCATGGGCGAGCGGCGTGGCCTTCGCGCCCGACGGCTCGCTCGTCGTCTCGGAAAGCTGGCGGCACCGCGTCCGATCGCTGAGCGGCGGGAAAGGATCTTTCGACGATATCCCCGCCTATCCCGGACGCATCGCGGCATCTCCCGGCGGCGGCTACTGGCTGTCCTGCTTTGCCACGCGAACACAGCTGGTCGACTTCGTGGTTGCCGACCGCCGTCTTGCCGGCCGGATGATGAAAGAGATCGATGAAGAGTTCTGGATCGCGCCGACACTGGCCGCGACCGACCATCCGCACGAGCCGACTCAGCTCGGTGGGGTCAAGTACTACGGTGCGCGCAAGCCGTGGGCTCCGGCGCGCTCCTACGGATTGGTCATCAAGCTCGGGTCGGATCTCGTTCCGACGGCATCCCTGCACAGTCGGGTGGACGGCAAGCGGCATGGCATTACCGGCGTCGCCTGCGACGGCGAGAGGGCTTTCTTCGTGTCAAAAGGCAACGGAAAACTGATGCAGCACGACATTCCCCGGGCACTGGAGGCGGCGCGATGA